The DNA window CTGATTCTAGCTGCTTGACGACGGAGCGGCCGGCTTGTTCGCCGCTGGCCAGCGCCGCGTCGGGGCCGCCGTACCCGGTGACGTCGCCGCAGGCAAAAACATCCGCCGCCGCCACGAACCGATCGTCGACGATCACCGCGAAGCCACCGCGCGCCGGATCGAGGGTCACCGTCGCGCCGTGCTGGCGGGGCAGCTCCGACGCCGGGGCCGGCAGCACGCCGACCGCCACCACGTCACCGCGCACAGTGCGCGCAGCCGCCGTGGCGGCCGGGTCCGCGCCGATCGCCGCCACATCGACGCCGCGCACGGCCTGCACACCGCGCGCGCCCAGCACGCGCTCGCGCGCCAGATCGACGATCCCGACGTCAAGCCCCGCCGCTGTCAGGCCCGCCGCCAGGCGAAACGCGTGCGGTGTCGCCGCCAGGACGACGATGCGGCCGCCGGCCCGCGCCGGGCGCACGCCGTGGTGAAAGGCCAGCCGCCCGCACCCGCGGGCCGAGATGATCCCCGGCCGATCGTTGTCGACGAACGGTAGATTCTGATCGTACGCGCCGGTGGCGTACACGAATCGCCGCGCCGACACGCGCAGCAGATGATCCGGGGCGGCCACCGCCAGCACGCCTGGTTTTCCGTCGGGGCCGATATCCTCGGGATAAAACGCGATCGCCGTCGCTTGCCCCAGCAGCCGCGCTCCTGCCGCTTGCGCCGCGCCAGCCAGGGCGGCGGCGCGTATCGATCCCCCCGGCTCGGCCAGCAGCGAGCCACCGGGTACCGCCTGCTCGTCGATCACCAGCACCCGCGGCCGCGCCGGCGCCGCCGCCATCACCTGCGCGGCGGTCAATCCCGCTGGGCCGGCGCCCACGACGCAGACGTCGACGGTGATCGCCTCGGGGTTCGCCGCCGGCGCCGCGTTGGCCGCCCCGGCGATCGTATCAGGGTCAGGCAGCGTTCCCGAGCCGCCCATCTGGCGCACCAGTTTCAAAAACAGCCGATTGCCGAGGCGCGTGCCGGTCATCAGCGTGTGGTGATCCATGCCGCCCGGGAACAGCCAGTCGGCCGCCGTCAGCAGATCGACGTCGGCGGTGGGAAAGGCATTCTGCCGTTCACAGCGCAGCCCCGGCGCCACCGGTGTCATGCAGGCGCGCAGGTTCGGCCGCCCGTCGATGCGCAGGTAACAGGACGCGCAGTGGCCGTCGAAGCAGAACCCGCCGCGCGGCCGGTGGTACTTGGACGATCGCCCCAGCGTGCGGATGTCGCCGGCCAGCAAGGCCACCGCCACCGATTCGCCGACGAAGGCGCGGATGGCCTGTCCTTCAAAGTCGATGGTCAGCGGCGCGCCACGCGGCTGGCCAGGGGGCAACGCGCGGGCGTCGTCGCTGTCCTCGGCGCCGCCGCCGCCTTCGTCGTTGATGTCCAAAGACGCGGGCCGCGCGCCGATGGTTTAGAGCCGCACCCGGATCTCGTAGCGGCGGTTCTTGGCTTTCTTGGCCGGCGTGTTGTCGGGCGTGACCAGCGGCTTTTCCGAGCCCATCCCGACGGCGATGATCTCGCCGGCGGCGATCCCGCGCGCCATCAACTCTTTGACGATCACCTGGGCGCGTTTCTCCGAAAGCTGCTTGTTGTGCTCGGCCGAGCCGCTGGTGTCGGTGTGGCCGGAGACCTCGAACTTGTAGTTGCGCAGGCCGGCCGCGTCCAGTTGCTTCTTGGCGTCGACCAGCGCGGAGGTCAGCTTTTTCAACTTGGCGTCACAGCCCGGCACCAGCTCATCGGTGTCGGTCTTGAAGCTGCACTGGTTCTTGCGCCCGTCGGCCAACAGCTTGGCGTTCACTTTCTGTTCGACCTTGCCGGCGGCGGCGTTCTCGACGCTGCCCGCGGCTTTTTTCGCCAGCCCGTTAAGATCGATGGCTCGCGCCGATCCGGACGCTGCCGCCATCCAGGCGGCGAATACCACCGTCACCACGGTCCTTGTCATCATTCGCATGGCGACACCTTACCGGTGGGCGCCGCTGGCCGCAAAGGCTAGCTCCAGCAGTTGGTCGGTCGCGCGTCGCCGTGCTATCGAGAGGCGTGCTTTTTTTCCGACGGCGACTGGAAGCGCGCGTGGCGATCGGGTTTTTTGTCGGCGTTCTTTCGGCATCAACCGCCGCCCGCGCCGCTGACGCGCCAGCCGCGGCGCCGGCGCCCCAGATCACCTTCAACGAAGCGATCGATCGCGCCCTTCGCCACAACCCGACGGTGGCTGTGGCGCTGGCCGAGATCGCCCGCGCCAACGCGCTGGTCACGCAAGCGCGCTCGGGCTTCTTCCCGACGCTGGTCGGCAACGGCAGCTACACGCACTTGAACGGCAACCGCTTTGCCAGTGACCGCAAGACGGTCACTGCCGACCAGAACCAATGGGCCGGCAACCTGACGCTGACCCTGCCGCTGGTGTCGCCGGTGGCGTGGGGGCAGACCGGCGCCGCGCGCGACAACGTCCGCATCTCCGAAGCCAGCGCCGCCGACGTCCGGCGCGCGCTGGCCACCGCGGCGGCGCGCGCCTACCTGACCGTGGTGGCGCAGCACCGGGTGATCGTCGTGAACGAGACCGCGCGCGCCAGCGCCAAGGATCATTACACCTACGCCCACACCCGACTGCTCGGCGGTCTGGGCCACAGCATCGACGACCAGCGGGCGGCGCAGGATCTGGCCAGCGTCGAGGTCCAGGTGCAAGCGGCGTACGCCGGCCTGGTGCGCGCGCGCGAGGCGCTGGGCGTCTTGCTGGCCGCTGACACGCCGGTAGACTCCACCGACACCGTCGCGCTGGCCGCGCCGCCCGATCGCGAATCCGCCCTGCGGGAAGCCAACGTGCAGCGCACCGACATCAAGCTGCTGAATCAGCGATTGACCGCGGCGCAGGCGCAGGCGGACCGCGACTGGACGTACTACGCGCCGCTGCTGGCGGCGGTTGGGCAGCCGTTCATTCAAGAAGGATCGCCGCTGGTGCCGCGGGACGGCTGGCAGGCGCAGCTGGTGCTGACCCTGCCGCTTTACGACGGGGGCCTGCGCACGGGCATCGCCCACGAACGCGCGGCGCTGATCGACGAGGCGCACGCCGATCTGGAAGCGGGCCTGCGCCAGGCGCAATCGGACGTGCGCACCGCCTTCGATACCTTGCTGCTGGCCGACAAGGGGCTGGCTGCCGCGCGCGACGCCACCAACTTCGCGCAGAAATCGCTGGAGCTGGCCAACCTGGCTTATCAAGCGGGCGCCACCACCAATCTGGAAGTCATCGACGCTGCTCAGCGCGCCCGCGACGCCGACACCGCCGCCGCCCAGGCCGAGGACGTCTCGCGCAACGCCCGCCTGGACCTGCTGGTGGCCAGCGGCCGATTTCCTTGAGATGATCCGCGGGTGACCCGCAAGCCGCTTGCTCGCGTCCGCTCGCCCGCGCGCCGGCCGACGCGCGCGCTGCTGGATCGCCTGCTGGCCGCCCGCAACGAACATCCGGAGAATCTGGAAGCGATCGATCGCGAGATCCACGCCGCGTTCGCCGAGACGCGCGCCATTCTGGTTCTGGACATGTGCGGCTTTTCGCGGTTAACGATGCAGCACGGTATCACGCATTTTTTGGCCATGATTCACCGCCTGCACGGCCTGGTGCGGCCCCTCGTCCACGAGCACGGCGGGCGGGTGGTGAAGACCGAGGCCGACAACGTCTTCGCCACCTTCGACGACGCCCCGGAGGCGGTGGCGGCGGCGCGGGCCATCCAGTCGCGCCTGGATCAAGCCAACGTGTTTCTGCCGGAAGACTGGGACCTGCACGCCAGCCTGGGCATCGGGTACGGCCCGACGCTGCTGGTGGGGCAGACCGATCTGTTCGGCAACGAGGTCAACATCGCTTCCAAGCTGGGCGAAGACATCGCCGGCCGCGGCGAGACCTTCCTGAC is part of the Polyangia bacterium genome and encodes:
- a CDS encoding OmpA family protein, which produces MAAASGSARAIDLNGLAKKAAGSVENAAAGKVEQKVNAKLLADGRKNQCSFKTDTDELVPGCDAKLKKLTSALVDAKKQLDAAGLRNYKFEVSGHTDTSGSAEHNKQLSEKRAQVIVKELMARGIAAGEIIAVGMGSEKPLVTPDNTPAKKAKNRRYEIRVRL
- a CDS encoding 2Fe-2S iron-sulfur cluster-binding protein; this translates as MDINDEGGGGAEDSDDARALPPGQPRGAPLTIDFEGQAIRAFVGESVAVALLAGDIRTLGRSSKYHRPRGGFCFDGHCASCYLRIDGRPNLRACMTPVAPGLRCERQNAFPTADVDLLTAADWLFPGGMDHHTLMTGTRLGNRLFLKLVRQMGGSGTLPDPDTIAGAANAAPAANPEAITVDVCVVGAGPAGLTAAQVMAAAPARPRVLVIDEQAVPGGSLLAEPGGSIRAAALAGAAQAAGARLLGQATAIAFYPEDIGPDGKPGVLAVAAPDHLLRVSARRFVYATGAYDQNLPFVDNDRPGIISARGCGRLAFHHGVRPARAGGRIVVLAATPHAFRLAAGLTAAGLDVGIVDLARERVLGARGVQAVRGVDVAAIGADPAATAAARTVRGDVVAVGVLPAPASELPRQHGATVTLDPARGGFAVIVDDRFVAAADVFACGDVTGYGGPDAALASGEQAGRSVVKQLESAS
- a CDS encoding adenylate/guanylate cyclase domain-containing protein yields the protein MTRKPLARVRSPARRPTRALLDRLLAARNEHPENLEAIDREIHAAFAETRAILVLDMCGFSRLTMQHGITHFLAMIHRLHGLVRPLVHEHGGRVVKTEADNVFATFDDAPEAVAAARAIQSRLDQANVFLPEDWDLHASLGIGYGPTLLVGQTDLFGNEVNIASKLGEDIAGRGETFLTEAARGRLPVDLPVERREIQVSALVVNAFKLLA
- a CDS encoding TolC family protein; translated protein: MAIGFFVGVLSASTAARAADAPAAAPAPQITFNEAIDRALRHNPTVAVALAEIARANALVTQARSGFFPTLVGNGSYTHLNGNRFASDRKTVTADQNQWAGNLTLTLPLVSPVAWGQTGAARDNVRISEASAADVRRALATAAARAYLTVVAQHRVIVVNETARASAKDHYTYAHTRLLGGLGHSIDDQRAAQDLASVEVQVQAAYAGLVRAREALGVLLAADTPVDSTDTVALAAPPDRESALREANVQRTDIKLLNQRLTAAQAQADRDWTYYAPLLAAVGQPFIQEGSPLVPRDGWQAQLVLTLPLYDGGLRTGIAHERAALIDEAHADLEAGLRQAQSDVRTAFDTLLLADKGLAAARDATNFAQKSLELANLAYQAGATTNLEVIDAAQRARDADTAAAQAEDVSRNARLDLLVASGRFP